Sequence from the Cytophagia bacterium CHB2 genome:
TGATTCCGGCGCAGCAGCGCGATCCGCAAGGTTTGCTCGATTTGCTCAACATTTTGCAAACCGGCATGGTGGAAATACATCGTGCAGAAAAAAAATTTCGCGTGCAGGGCGCGCCGTTTCTGGCAGGCGATTATGTCGTCCGGCTCGATCAACCTTATGGCAATTTTGCCAAAGCCTTGCTGGAAGCGCAGGAATACCCGCACGTGTTGGCGAGTGACGGCCGGTCGCGCACGCCTTACGACATGACGGCGCACACGTTGCCGCTTTATCTCGGCGTTGAGGTTTTTGCTGCAGAACAGTTGCCGGCAGATGATCTGCGCTTGCTTGAAAACGTGGAAATGAAATCCCGTTTGACGGGAAGCGCCAATTCGAATGTGGTTGCGCTCGATCGCCGCAACACAGCTTCCTTTCGTGCTGTGAACGCCTTATTGCGCAAAGATATTCCGGTGTTCACCGCGCCCCAAGATTTTCTTGCCTCCGATGTAGTCTGGCCGGCTGGCACTTTTCTCGTTGAGGGCCGTGGGCATATTAAAACGATAAAAGAATTGCTGGGGAAAAATAATTTTGATGCGCGTGAACACGTCACCCCCATTTTTGTTGAATTTTGGAGTCTGCCGCCAGATCTGAAAGTCGAACGAATCTCCGTAAAGCAAGCCAAAATCGGACTTTACAAAAGCTGGATAGCCAACATGGATGAGGGCTGGACACGCTGGGTCTTGGAGGAGAACGGCTTCGCATACAAAAATCTCTGGAATGCCGACATTCGCGCGCAAGACTTGCGAAATTCATTCGAGGTCATTATCTTGCCCGACCAAACCGCGAGCAGTATCATGAACGGCCACAGCGCAGAAGAAATGCCGGCAGAGTATGCTGGCGGTTTGGGAGAAATCGGCCTGCGCAACCTGCGGCAGTTTGTCGAAAGTGGCGGCACGTTGATCGCCTTCAACGCCGCGTGCGAGCTTCTGCTGCAACATTTTTGGCTGCAAGCAACGGATGTTACAGCCGGCATCGAGCGCAGCACATTCAATGCGCCCGGTTCGCTGCTGCGGGTGCTTGCCAATCCGAATCATCCACTGGCTTATGGCGCGCAACGCGAGGAAGTCATTTTTTTTACGAATAGTCCGGCGTTTCGCGTGCATGAGAGCGAATCGGTTTTGACTTATCCGCCGCGCAATCTTTTGCTTTCGGGATGGCTGCACGGTGAAGACTATTTGCGTGAGCGCGCCGCGCTGGTGGAAGCGCCGCTCGGCAAGGGCCGCGTGATTCTGTTTGGCTTTCGGCCGCAATTTCGTGCGCAAACACGCACAACGTACAAGTTTTTTTTCAATGCTTTGTTCGCAAGCGACTGAAGCTTTTTGATTTTTCCAAAGGATTCAGCCGCAATTCCCTCCGGGGCTTCCGCTCCCGAATCAAGGAAAGTGAGTATTGTGCAGAGGATTCTCATGGCAAAAGTCAAGACGCACCGGAATTACCTCTCCGGCGTTAAGGATTGGAAGGTGCGTAACATGATTCAGGGCTATTTGCAGGCCTGTCATGCCTACCAGGAAATGCGGCAGGCCCGCGTCAGAAAACAGCGCGCCCCCTCGTTCGAGGTGTTGAAGGAGATCAGCGACACGCTTTACCGTGTGAAAGAAGATCATCACCTGGTTTTTCGCCGGCCGGATGAAGCAAATTCCAAAAACAGCGGGCACAAACTGGTGCCGGGTTATGCTGACACGGCCTTCATCGACCATGTTGGCCTGCTCTTTCACAAAATCATGGTGGTGCGCGAGTTGCGCTACATTCTCGAACATTATGCGCACAACAAAGAAAACTGGGAAGCGCATTTTCAGGCTCTGCAAACGAACTTGCAGCTCATCGACGAGGTGTTCGAGAAAGGCCTTGCGCTGGTGTTAGAATTCATGCGCAGCCATTCCGACAATACCTTGCTGCTGGCTTTCTTCATCGAGCACGACAAGAAAATTGCCAAATGCGTCAAGCTTGATGCCAAAAAAGTATTGCACGAGTTGATTACAAAAGTCGATTTGCCGCAGGCTTATTTCAAGGTTGCGCAATATTATTACGACAGCGGCTGGCCTGATCGCGCCCTCAAGGCGGTGCAACGATGTTTAGCGGAAGACGCCCGGCACGCCGGAGCGCGGGAGTTGCTGCAGCGCGTGCGAGCGAACGCTCCGGCGCACAATGGCGCGGGCAGCATGAGCCACGATTCGCCGCCAGCCATCGAAGCCACCACCGTTGCGTCATGATTGTTGCCGCAAATAAGCTCGCAGCAGGGCAAAAACAGGCAAAACGTGAGACGGGTGGCGCGGGCTTTGTTTAAGTCGAGCTTGTGAAGATCATGAGGGAAAAGGAGTCTTGGTTGAAGTTGGTTTATCCATCACGGACGCGCAGCCTTTGCCGGGTAGCAAGCGGAAGTATAGGGTTCAGAGGTGGGAGAATGTTCTCTGAAAAATGGATTTGGGGAGCACGAACGCGCGTTTTTTTCATCGGTCTCGCGGCGGAATAAATCAGATGCGCTGCCTGTCGCTTTTGAGCGCATCGCCTTTCGCCCTGCCAGACCCCAAACATTCATTTCATGTAGGAGAGGTTTTCTCATGAGTATTCGCTCTAAGGTTGGAGTCGCCGTAACGTCCGTTGTGCTCGCGTTGTGTTGTGCGGCGTTGCCCCTGGCTGCGCAACAAAAATCGTTGACCCGCCAATTCGACCCCATCGTGTTTGACGCCGTCAATACGCCCCTTTTGTTAGGCTTGCAGATCGACTCGCTCACGGCCTATCGCTACAACGCCGCGGGCGATCAATGGATTGCGATTCCCTTTCAAATCGACAAAGTCGACGCCAGCGGCAGCTTCTTCGGCAATGAAACCGGACCCATCGACGCCAATGATGAAGTCGTATTCATGCCCGGTGACGCCGGCGACCGCGCACCCGCCGACAAATGGTTGAATGATGCTGGCGCACGCCAGGCCTCGCGTTTCGAGCTTGAAGTCGAGGATCCGCTGACCCCCGGGCAAAAAGCGTGGGTTTATCTTTATCGCAACGTCACGAATCAGCCCACGGTGCCAGGCTATATGAGTTATGATCGCGGCGCTTCACAAAACGCCGGCACGGATACCGTCTTTGGCGCGAGCTACAAAGTCTCGCACGCCACGAATGGCTTGCCCAACTTCACCGCCGTCAAGCAGGGCAATGGCGCCTTTTCGCCGAATTTGATCGATCGTTTGAAAGTGCGTGTCAATGGCGTGGCTGCCGGCCTTTTGCCCTACAGCGTTAATGAACAAGCCAATCTGAAGTTTGAGAGTTTGCGCTTTGCAACAGGCCCGGTGCGGGGATATCGCTCTCTGACGGATACGCTTTCGGTTTTATTCTTGAATCAAACGTTTTCGTTTGAAATGCAGTATTTCCCCTATTCGTCCAGCATTATTTTCAAGAACGCCCGCATCGACAGCGCGGATGCGACGCTGTACGGCATCAACTTTATCCGCCAGTCGCTCGATCTGAATGAAAACGCTGCCGGAATGACGCGCAAATTTTTCAATGCGCAAAACGCCGGCGGCGTTACGATCGATGGTGTCGCCGATAACAGCATTGCCACCGGCGTTGTCGACAATCGCGTCAATTGGTTCATGGCGTCGCAACAAGCGCCCGGCAGCAATCCCATGGCCCTGCTCGTGCTGGTCACCGTGCCTCAAATCGGCAATGCGCGCAGTTTATATTACAAAGATGACAGCGCCGTGGATGCCAATGATACCGGCGATCAAAAATCCTTCGGCGACTTTGGTTTGCAGGTCACGGGACAGCGCATTCAAGGCCAATTCAGTTTTGATTTCACGACCTTCCATTTGAGTGACATCACCAATGAAGCGGCCACCGGCGAGCAATTCAAAAATTGGCAGGAAACGCCGGTGACGGTTACGGCTCTCGAACAAAGTGTGCCGAGCGCCGTTGCCGGCCATGGCGGCGACACGCCGATGACGTTCGGATTGTATGACGCCTATCCCAATCCATTTGCGCCGCAACGCGAAGCGATTCGGTTGTCATTCAGCACCGGCGCAGCACGCGAGGGCGCGCAATTGTTGATTTATAATTTGATGGGCCAGGAAGTGATGCGTTTCACCGGCCTTGCGCAACTTCGCAGCAATGCCGGCCGCCAGCAAGTTTCCTGGGATGGCGTTGATCGTTTTGGCCGCGCCGTGCCTGCCGGCGTCTATTTTTACAAGCTGCAAGCCGGCAATCAAGTGGCAGTGAAGAAGTTTGTGCTGGTGCGCTAAAACAAAGTTGATCTACCGGGGTGCAATTCCCAGAAGTTGGTGCAGTAAATATGTCACCCTTCGGGATTTTCGGTTCGGAAAATCCCGAAGGGATGACATGATTATAGTCATTTGGCGTTTTTTCTTCATGAAACCACGAAGTGGTGATATAATTTTGTGGCTCGATGAAGGGATATTTTGAAACACCTACTTTTGGGGAATTGCTCCCCCTCCGCACGATTTTGATTGCCGCCCGGGAAAATTTTCTCAAAATTAAAACGCCCCTCGTTGGAACTTGAACGAGGGGCGTTTTGCGTTTCAGTTAATACAAGCCGTGAGATGCTCAAACTGTATCTACGGCGTTTCGCGATGGGCGGCAAACCGGCCCTTGAGATAGGCCATCACCTCATCGTCAGTTCTCGCCCGACGGCTTGCCGGTTGTGTGCCCTCCTCTGTTGCCGCCCCGGCAGGCTGCGGTTGAGATCCTGCCCT
This genomic interval carries:
- a CDS encoding T9SS type A sorting domain-containing protein; translation: MSIRSKVGVAVTSVVLALCCAALPLAAQQKSLTRQFDPIVFDAVNTPLLLGLQIDSLTAYRYNAAGDQWIAIPFQIDKVDASGSFFGNETGPIDANDEVVFMPGDAGDRAPADKWLNDAGARQASRFELEVEDPLTPGQKAWVYLYRNVTNQPTVPGYMSYDRGASQNAGTDTVFGASYKVSHATNGLPNFTAVKQGNGAFSPNLIDRLKVRVNGVAAGLLPYSVNEQANLKFESLRFATGPVRGYRSLTDTLSVLFLNQTFSFEMQYFPYSSSIIFKNARIDSADATLYGINFIRQSLDLNENAAGMTRKFFNAQNAGGVTIDGVADNSIATGVVDNRVNWFMASQQAPGSNPMALLVLVTVPQIGNARSLYYKDDSAVDANDTGDQKSFGDFGLQVTGQRIQGQFSFDFTTFHLSDITNEAATGEQFKNWQETPVTVTALEQSVPSAVAGHGGDTPMTFGLYDAYPNPFAPQREAIRLSFSTGAAREGAQLLIYNLMGQEVMRFTGLAQLRSNAGRQQVSWDGVDRFGRAVPAGVYFYKLQAGNQVAVKKFVLVR